A genomic region of Drosophila kikkawai strain 14028-0561.14 chromosome X, DkikHiC1v2, whole genome shotgun sequence contains the following coding sequences:
- the LOC108072440 gene encoding microtubule-associated protein futsch isoform X8 gives MEVECDLGDIQNEELLRKMWQQSEDSERKKQIRSHLYKLRESRLCNLYRHEPDHTNATMSETPNGNGTLAGYGAKGPLASSHGDALLDQNFQSLKSKEVRDSTSPTHELRFHSMTLTQPNTTGWDVQTSSEVSPDGRAYRTETLAKTDASKKPYPQLRRQSQDEPEPQLKRSSKSPGVQRETTFEGRRVSQPVEEDLDKLAIEELIIIEQVNGAPRAEPSVRATSPEKGPRATPRQSPEKEQPSFKPTRVQPQVSPRQSPEKQLPRTQTPGVGQPVGVPLRQSPEKQVPRAQSPEKGPQPRVSPRQSPENQQPMKPRQSPEREHRTEDDIFRSTITKTEKRTTYNLNEEFLTNERDHQTTNDKEPQAPKEPNDEAPTSKPLETIESPDGGFLSKGNDVESEPEENKSPTYRKKGLTRRETFEDRCRKILGMEEDGDTQGNFTQRPENEHDDDDEDDKKNITQTTTIETIEVKIEDCPDDDDDDQPRRVTETFVVRTQPKIMVDEELLVDVTESEEVEVLTKEVERPKYPNEQEGPKSPKKESVSKNEEPSRYPTKPEGSRYPKAQETPKYPKDYKTPSFPKDQEGPRYPKEPEQKSPQNPKEDAETININEETTIVITKEAGSKSPTPTWSPSPERRIPKKSTSPTSAVESPSSSPSFGRKAPVKPETSFVTEKIIDCQGKTVVEKITQRTRSPSPSTVKKVPKPTQKVPEKQPETESEPEKDSEPEIKKKTSVSSITKTETERRNSRTTKGKQPVATKEPRSKVPAPKAPRKDSLTGHKRDSVVEETRTSTTTTTTRQGRKPTDTNGTTLSPSSIKDRLRSSPRKQKTTPQPPRTPTPAQSRGPEDNVDGDSTSPDASPSRVSNERRRSSNISVHTEIIIDHTAPKSPRTERRPQQPTATAPSPIRKLPVTERKESAPVPRVTRRDKTEKVTRSTSENIIKVSSGGTKPHHPEMSSLKPGGERIRPSKCCTTKTINLSEQRIHTNTDIEGVIIDIQQAKSSREPSPDRIVPTPVPAELETGKPRYPDVVQEPDDEPRRKPQVTNIPIFEEESQAYVGCQISELRSSNGLEVDILDNPTVEAPKSLDYPVNTPDTDESLLSVHEKVSRFTHSAEKVKQPRASVPFSREFDTNSKIPENDDCLLSINQKVDKFLRTAENVTRPASLSPRPEIERPNLEEIDEELLRDDCILSVSQKVSKFIDTAEKLAPTVPQKSPRLVANIERHISRQSEPERDLDEESEPELERETDQEDGQTSQLEEEEEISRTVTRKETIREVRQQETRETTRRDSKGEPEKASKKVPQKETQVKPKEERTKEPKYPANLPQKVSQQPQRVISQKEPKEPKPTAAPTKSKGEPERLPKREPKLTQKEPERLTKKTPEKEPRKDSLKQPEEEFELSPEDEEEFGDEPLPMTKTHTTTIELKRQKDILSRPSVFNQRTPERRPPSSPTKMNGSRGRPSPSTSLITEEKKSYRNQVTNVNKPGPRKTSTPSVTPSAQSPSTAKTTSSSKRMEHITQQQWVVQDVDVDVEEVGPAPPTHTTEKPQRTSKSPTPSSRSPSQSPSRSPSRRTTSNNLTTTTTTTTTEHRHLHPSTPTTTKTTGPKPTSTLTNPTKAEPEITPIESVTEKSTTIITTTTSTTGRNVANRRNVFEPAQESPTGESEQPAGRRPSYMDHTKSSLEHIRRDSLEINKSHYSRKSSVEDDSPMEPRNPNTAVKFDVPRKTPTRGGEEPRKTSLKGKDDESDLDVEIEEIFDLQRLEQLLETVASYEMRRRIRAQMRLIRKNMINAGTTTSSHTITTTTSTSSGKSSPLPKKREPSPLASPETKTTSSSLKEVRTSTSRRQQRVEQVDSKTSSQGKTSPYGKPPVKPRERSASPAQKRRISPPGKSSPATTKVTTITTTTSSRGTPLKSTQGPIWADRSKVLKGHAAVPQTNGNSTTPRKGSTSSTTSCSGKVTRTMTSSSTITSSSSSSTNKRNKPREEDSITSSYGVGPTDENGLPLFGIRALKKKTTPPVTTTVQEPCETKQEVTGYVIEEQFYSDNKSPPRHERKELIYSSNADELAAIKQQLQQEDEKDYTPPELDSRVVREFKKVEAQSQSLPEDARYVRRGSVKELSEKFIRKESSSSTHSTTVQSLARNEDETEEDSESNEVCSVIEAPPQMRQNQSHVTSSSTTRSSNTRSFLNSSADQRQVTSVDDVLERMRNADNVEEPGDSSEDREARALLNKFLGASVIMQGVESMLPPTATGQRLNTQGVKTTRITHNYSKSGNNSSSTSSTEVSSSSAPVTRTTCDIEEIWDEQVLKQLLEQASTYEERRKIRARLRELMAEREDQKSSKQEKEEEESSASEYEEIIEEVTDYSDEEEEEQPPKKEEPKKEVAKKVVTPKEVTTSTTKKEVTQKAEKKETATATATSTKSTKVVESVGKKLAKVELASSSASTSSTTTDGVVQVQAAAAQQKSSTTSEQRTETKSKDGGATVTTTTTKVTTRTVSGNAASKNISPLAKFKQLDKQAAAQQAQKSSPTTSTPTTPGGSAQPYFKFTDPALNARAATVKDQLLQWCQHKTQEYENVQISNFSSSWSDGLAFCALIHHFLPDAFDYTKLTKQTRRHNFELAFSVADEKAGIAPLLDVEDMVEMSRPDWKCVFVYVQSIYRRFRNCQ, from the exons TGGCAGCAATCGGAGGACAGCGAACGCAAAAAGCAAATCCGATCGCATCTCTACAAGCTGCGCGAGTCGCGACTTTGCAATCTCTATAGGCACGAACCGGATCATACTAACGCGACCATGTCGGAAACACCTAATGGCAATGGAACCCTGGCCGGGTATGGTGCCAAGGGTCCACTGGCCTCCAGTCATGGGGATGCTCTACTCGATCAGAACTTCCAGAGTCTCAAGTCGAAGGAGGTACGGGATTCGACCAGTCCCACTCATGAGCTGCGGTTCCATTCGATGACCCTGACGCAACCGAATACCACCGGCTGGGATGTCCAGACCTCCTCGGAAGTTAGTCCCGATGGCAGGGCCTATCGCACCGAAACTCTGGCCAAGACAGATG CCAGCAAGAAGCCGTATCCGCAATTGAGAAGGCAGTCCCAGGACGAACCGGAACCTCAGCTAAAACGCAGCTCCAAATCGCCAGGCGTTCAGAGAGAGACAACCTTCGAGGGTCGTCGTGTCTCCCAGCCGGTAGAGGAGGATCTGGATAAGCTGGCTATCGAGGAGCTGATCATTATCGAGCAGGTTAACGGGGCTCCACGAGCTGAGCCATCGGTCAGAGCTACTAGTCCCGAGAAGGGTCCTAGGGCCACGCCCAGACAGAGCCCAGAGAAGGAGCAACCGAGCTTCAAGCCAACGCGTGTCCAGCCTCAAGTTTCGCCACGTCAAAGTCCTGAGAAGCAATTACCCAGGACTCAGACACCTGGCGTAGGTCAACCTGTTGGTGTCCCCTTGCGTCAGAGCCCCGAGAAGCAAGTGCCACGAGCTCAAAGTCCCGAAAAGGGACCTCAACCACGTGTTTCACCACGGCAAAGTCCTGAAAACCAACAGCCGATGAAGCCCCGTCAGAGTCCCGAAAGGGAGCATCGAACAGAGGACGACATTTTCCGTAGCACCATTACCAAAACCGAAAAACGAACTACCTATAATCTTAACGAAGAATTCCTAACGAACGAACGAGATCATCAGACGACTAACGATAAGGAACCCCAAGCTCCTAAAGAACCAAACGATGAAGCGCCCACATCAAAGCCGCTGGAGACCATTGAGAGTCCAGATGGTGGTTTCCTGTCCAAGGGAAACGATGTCGAGTCAGAACCTGAGGAGAACAAGTCGCCTACGTACCGCAAAAAAGGCTTAACACGTCGCGAGACCTTCGAGGATCGTTGTCGCAAAATCTTGGGCATGGAGGAAGATGGAGACACACAGGGAAACTTTACTCAACGACCAGAGAATGaacatgatgatgatgacgaggaTGACAAAAAGAATATCACCCAGACCACCACCATTGAGACTATCGAGGTAAAGATCGAAGATTGTcccgatgacgatgacgatgatcaACCACGTCGTGTCACGGAGACATTTGTGGTTCGTACTCAGCCCAAGATTATGGTGGATGAAGAGCTACTGGTGGATGTGACCGAGTCTGAGGAAGTGGAAGTTCTAACCAAGGAAGTTGAGCGTCCTAAATATCCCAATGAGCAGGAGGGCCCTAAAAGTCCAAAGAAGGAGTCAGTTTCCAAGAATGAAGAACCCAGCAGGTATCCGACTAAGCCAGAGGGTTCCAGATATCCCAAGGCACAGGAGACCCCAAAATATCCCAAGGATTATAAGACTCCCAGCTTCCCGAAGGATCAAGAAGGTCCAAGGTATCCCAAGGAGCCAGAGCAGAAAAGCCCCCAAAATCCCAAGGAGGACGCGGAGACAATTAATATCAATGAGGAGACCACTATTGTCATAACCAAGGAAGCCGGCTCCAAGTCTCCCACCCCCACCTGGTCACCATCCCCTGAACGCCGAATTCCTAAGAAGTCAACGTCACCAACATCCGCGGTTGAATCACCCTCTAGTTCTCCCTCCTTTGGCAGGAAGGCTCCCGTCAAGCCGGAGACGAGTTTCGTCACCGAAAAAATCATCGATTGTCAGGGTAAAACCGTTGTCGAGAAGATCACTCAGAGGACGCGATCGCCAAGTCCTAGCACAGTCAAGAAGGTTCCTAAGCCCACACAAAAAGTACCAGAAAAGCAGCCCGAGACTGAATCCGAACCAGAAAAGGATTCAGAACCGGAgataaagaagaaaacaagTGTGAGCAGCATCACGAAAACCGAAACTGAGCGTCGGAATTCGCGTACGACAAAGGGAAAGCAGCCCGTGGCAACCAAGGAACCCCGATCGAAAGTACCAGCTCCGAAGGCTCCTCGCAAGGATTCCCTAACTGGTCACAAGCGGGACAGTGTAGTGGAAGAGACTCGCACTTCCACTACGACCACAACAACTAGACAGGGTCGTAAGCCTACCGATACCAACGGTACTACACTATCCCCATCATCCATCAAGGATCGCCTACGTTCTTCGCCGCGCAAGCAGAAGACTACACCCCAGCCGCCTCGAACTCCCACTCCAGCACAGTCTCGTGGCCCCGAGGATAATGTAGATGGTGATTCCACTTCGCCAGATGCTAGTCCTTCGCGGGTAAGCAACGAACGCCGACGTTCGAGCAACATTTCCGTGCACACGGAAATCATTATCGATCACACGGCTCCCAAATCGCCGAGGACCGAAAGGCGGCCCCAACAGCCAACAGCCACGGCTCCCAGTCCCATAAGAAAACTTCCGGTAACAGAGCGCAAGGAGTCCGCACCTGTGCCTCGGGTCACCCGACGCGATAAGACCGAAAAGGTTACTCGTTCCACCAGCGAAAATATAATCAAGGTGAGCAGCGGAGGCACAAAGCCTCACCATCCCGAGATGAGTAGCCTGAAGCCCGGTGGGGAGAGGATTAGACCTAGCAAGTGCTGCACCACCAAGACGATCAATCTCAGCGAGCAACGCATTCACACAAACACCGATATCGAGGGAGTAATCATCGATATTCAGCAGGCGAAGAGCTCGAGGGAACCGTCACCGGATCGCATTGTGCCCACCCCAGTGCCTGCGGAATTGGAGACTGGCAAGCCACGTTACCCGGATGTTGTGCAGGAGCCAGATGATGAGCCTCGTCGCAAGCCACAGGTCACAAATATCCCCATTTTCGAGGAGGAGTCTCAGGCGTATGTGGGATGTCAAATATCCGAATTGCGTAGCTCTAATGGTTTAGAGGTGGACATTCTGGACAATCCCACTGTGGAGGCACCCAAGAGTCTGGATTATCCGGTAAATACACCCGATACGGATGAAAGCCTATTGAGTGTCCACGAGAAGGTTTCTCGATTCACTCACTCCGCCGAAAAGGTAAAGCAGCCGAGAGCTTCAGTTCCATTTAGCCGGGAGTTCGATACAAACTCTAAGATACCGGAGAACGACGACTGTTTGCTGAGCATCAATCAAAAGGTGGACAAGTTTTTGCGCACGGCCGAGAACGTTACCAGGCCGGCGTCACTCTCTCCTCGACCGGAAATAGAAAGACCAAATCTGGAGGAGATTGACGAGGAGCTTCTTAGGGACGATTGCATCCTAAGCGTGTCCCAGAAGGTGAGCAAATTTATCGATACAGCCGAGAAATTGGCACCGACCGTGCCACAGAAATCGCCGCGTCTGGTTGCCAACATCGAACGTCACATTTCAAGGCAGAGCGAGCCAGAGCGGGATCTGGATGAGGAATCGGAACCAGAGCTGGAGCGGGAGACAGATCAGGAGGATGGCCAGACTagccagctggaggaggaggaggaaatcAGCCGAACGGTAACCAGAAAGGAGACCATTAGGGAAGTCAGGCAGCAGGAGACTAGAGAGACAACCCGACGGGACTCCAAAGGAGAACCTGAAAAGGCTTCCAAGAAGGTACCACAAAAAGAAACCCAAGTGAAGCCGAAAGAGGAAAGGACTAAGGAGCCCAAGTATCCGGCCAACTTGCCCCAAAAAGTGTCACAGCAACCTCAAAGGGTTATCAGCCAAAAGGAGCCGAAGGAGCCTAAGCCAACTGCAGCTCCAACCAAGTCCAAAGGTGAGCCGGAAAGGTTACCCAAAAGGGAGCCCAAGCTCACACAAAAGGAACCCGAACGGCTGACCAAAAAGACACCAGAGAAGGAACCGCGCAAAGATTCCCTAAAGCAACCTGAGGAAGAGTTCGAACTTTCACCTGAAGATGAAGAAGAATTCGGCGACGAGCCTTTGCCCATGACCAAGACGCACACCACAACCATAGAACTGAAGCGTCAGAAGGACATTCTCAGTCGTCCTTCGGTATTTAATCAACGCACACCAGAACGCAGGCCGCCGTCGTCACCAACCAAGATGAATGGAAGCCGAGGCCGACCAAGTCCAAGCACCAGTTTAATTACCGAGGAAAAAAAATCGTACAGAAATCAGGTGACCAATGTTAATAAGCCGGGACCTAGGAAGACCTCTACTCCTTCGGTTACTCCCTCTGCCCAATCCCCGTCGACAGCAAAGACCACCAGCAGTTCCAAGCGCATGGAGCACATTACCCAACAACAATGGGTAGTCCAAGATGTGGATGTAGACGTAGAAGAAGTGGGACCTGCACCTCCCACCCATACAACCGAGAAACCACAAAGAACCAGCAAATCTCCAACACCATCGTCACGATCGCCATCGCAATCTCCCTCCCGATCGCCCAGTAGACGAACCACCTCCAACAACTTGACCACGacaaccaccaccaccaccactgaGCACCGTCACCTGCACCCGAGCACTCCCACCACTACCAAGACAACTGGCCCCAAACCGACCTCGACTCTGACTAACCCAACCAAAGCCGAACCCGAAATCACACCCATTGAATCTGTTACAGAGAAAAGCACTACCATCATTACCACCACGACGAGCACCACAGGACGTAATGTGGCCAACCGCAGAAATGTGTTTGAACCAGCACAGGAATCTCCTACGGGAGAGTCCGAGCAACCCGCCGGACGTCGTCCCTCGTACATGGACCACACAAAGAGCTCACTGGAGCATATCCGTCGTGATTCCCTGGAGATTAATAAGAGCCACTATTCGAGAAAGTCATCCGTGGAAGATGATTCCCCTATGGAACCACGAAATCCCAACACCGCTGTAAAGTTTGATGTGCCCCGAAAGACACCAACGCGAGGCGGGGAAGAGCCAAGAAAGACATCTCTAAAGGGTAAAGATGATGAATCCGATTTAGACGTAGAAATCGAGGAAATCTTCGATCTGCAGCGACTGGAGCAACTACTGGAGACAGTGGCCAGTTACGAGATGCGTCGCCGGATACGCGCCCAGATGCGTCTGATACGCAAGAACATGATCAATGCGGGGACTACAACCAGTAGCCACACCATTACCACCACAACATCAACCAGTTCGGGCAAGAGTTCGCCACTTCCCAAGAAGCGTGAGCCGAGTCCTTTGGCCAGTCCGGAAACAAAGACGACCAGCAGTAGCCTGAAGGAAGTGCGCACCAGTACGAGTCGCCGGCAGCAGCGGGTGGAGCAGGTGGACAGCAAAACGTCTTCACAGGGAAAGACTTCCCCCTATGGCAAGCCGCCAGTGAAGCCCAGGGAAAGGAGCGCCAGTCCGGCTCAAAAACGTCGTATTAGTCCGCCTGGCAAGTCATCTCCGGCTACCACCAAGGTCACCACAATTACCACAACCACATCCTCTCGTGGAACGCCATTAAAGTCAACACAAGGACCCATTTGGGCTGATCGTTCCAAGGTGCTTAAGGGTCACGCCGCGGTTCCCCAGACAAATGGCAACAGCACAACCCCACGCAAGGGATCCACTTCCAGCACGACCTCATGCAGTGGCAAGGTCACGCGCACAATGACCAGTTCCAGTACCATCACCAGCTCCAGTAGTAGTAGCACAAACAAGCGCAACAAGCCACGCGAGGAGGATTCCATTACCTCCAGTTACGGCGTGGGACCCACCGATGAAAACGGACTGCCGCTCTTCGGGATTCGTGCGCTCAAGAAGAAGACGACGCCACCGGTGACGACGACGGTACAGGAACCCTGTGAGACCAAGCAAG AAGTCACAGGCTATGTGATCGAGGAGCAGTTCTACTCGGATAACAAGTCCCCACCGCGTCACGAGCGTAAGGAGCTGATCTACTCGAGCAATGCCGATGAGCTGGCTGCCATCAAGCAACAGCTTCAGCAGGAGGACGAGAAGGACTACACACCGCCGGAACTGGACTCCAGGGTGGTGAGAGAATTCAAGAAGGTGGAGGCCCAGTCGCAATCGCTGCCCGAAGATGCCAGATATGTGCGTCGCGGTTCGGTGAAGGAGCTTAGCGAGAAGTTCATACGCAAGgaatcctcctcctccacccacTCGACAACCGTCCAGTCGTTGGCCAGGAACGAGGATGAGACCGAGGAGGATAGCGAGTCCAATGAGGTGTGCAGCGTGATTGAGGCACCACCACAGATGCGTCAGAATCAGAGTCAtgtcaccagcagcagcaccacaaGGTCCAGTAACACACGATCCTTCCTCAACAGCAGTGCTGATCAGCGTCAGGTGACCAGCGTGGATGATGTCCTTGAGAGGATGCGCAATGCGGATAATG TTGAGGAGCCCGGTGACAGCAGCGAGGATCGCGAGGCTCGGGCCTTGCTCAACAAATTCCTGGGGGCCAGTGTGATCATGCAGGGAGTGGAGAGCATGCTGCCACCCACGGCCACAGGTCAACGTTTAAACACTCAAGGG gtGAAGACCACGCGGATAACCCATAACTATAGCAAGTCCGGCAATAACAGCTCCAGTACCTCCAGTACTGAGGTCAGCAGCTCCTCAGCACCAGTTACACGCACAACTTGTGACATCGAGGAGATTTGGGACGAGCAGGTCCTAAAGCAATTG CTGGAACAGGCGTCCACCTACGAGGAGCGTCGCAAAATCCGTGCACGTCTACGCGAACTTATGGCGGAACGCGAAG atcaaaAAAGCTCgaagcaggagaaggaggaggaggagagcagCGCCAGCGAGTATGAGGAGATCATCGAGGAGGTAACCGACTACAGCgacgaggaggaagaggagcaaCCGCCCAAGAAGGAGGAGCCCAAAAAGGAGGTGGCCAAGAAAGTGGTGACCCCAAAGGAGGTGACCACTAGCACCACCAAAAAAGAGGTTACCCAAAAGGCTGAGAAGAAGGAAACTGCCACCGCCACAGCCACCTCCACCAAGTCCACTAAAGTCGTCGAGAGTGTTGGCAAAAAGTTGGCCAAAGTTGAACTGGCCAGTAGCTCCGCCTCCacctccagcaccaccacagaCGGTGTTGTCCAGGTGCAGG